A window of Brevinema andersonii genomic DNA:
GCTTCCCATTGCCGGATGATTGTCAGGAATTTCGGGAAATATTTTCTTTAGTAAAGGCTGGATTAATTTGCCAAGCCCGCTAATAATACCTGCTTCTTTAGCAATACGCATCAAACCTAACCATAATGCCATAGTACCTACCAATCCGATAGCAATTTCGACAGAAATTTTAGCGTACTCAATAGCTGCATCCGTAATGGCATTGATCGTCCCGTTTGCTATCGATACTGATATTCCTGTGATAATAAAAAATAACCAAATACCGTTAATCATTGATGCCTCCTGAAGGGTTTATAATTCATCCTCATTAAAGATATCTAATGAATCCTTGAGTTTTCTGAGCTGTTTATGGGTTAGGGGAGCTGGAGACCCATCGTTAAGGTCTTCGCTTGAAAAATCAGGAATGTTCCTGATTTGTTTGATATTTGACATCAAGCTGTCGAGATCATAAAAATCACGTTTCTCTGGAACAAGAATATGTACTACTAAATCAGAAAAATCCATAGCTAACCAGCCTTCAGAGTAATCTTCGGTAGGGTTTTGAAGTTTGAAACCAGCTTGCTTTGCAATTTGTGAAAGGCTTCTTCGTGCTGCTTCCAGCTGAAGAAAATGATCAGCCGTTGCAATTACTACAACGTCAGTTAATGGACTAATCCCTTTAACATCGTAAATAATTATATCTGTCATTGTTAGACGTTCACATTCTTTTTTGAGTTGTTCACTTAGGACTTGAAGCTCCTGTGTCATAGATCCACCCCAAAACGTGTGCTGATATTACTGAGTGTTCTTTCTCGTATATCAGGATCCATTTCTGGTAAAATAACGTTTTTAATAATTTCTAATAATTTTTCGTCGGAAATACTGAAAAATTGTGTACGTTCAATGATATTTTTCCATTCTAAGCTATCTTTTTCTGCTTGTTTTCGGGTTGGAACACGCCGTGATTTTTTATTTTTTTCAATAGAAGATAAATTTTGTATTGTTCGGTTGAAATCACCTGCCATAAAATCAGATAGTGCCCCATACTTTGCAAGAAATGCCAATAAATCGTAAACAACAGGAAAAACTATGGCTGGTAAAGATATTGTTCGGTAGTAATTAAGTATCTGTATATCGTTGAATCCGGTCATTCCATAATTTTTTTTCGCATCTTCGATAATTTTTATTATTTTTTTGTTGCTAGAGAAGGGATTATCTTTAAATTGTCTATTTTCTGCAAGAAAAATATCTAACTCATCAGGTGAAAGGTTTTTCATAAAATCATGGTAAGAAAATTTTGCAAGATCTTTCAAAAGTACGTGATAGTAGAAATGAGCTGTTTGAGTGCCGTCAAAACTCATAATAGCTTCGGCAATACGGAGTTCTCTCATTTTTTTTGCAAAAAAGGGATCAAGTTTTTCTTTGTTATCTATAATTGCACCGAGTTCATTTGTGTTGTTCGAAGCAAAAAGTTGGTCTTCTTCATCCGAAAGCAAAGTCATCCAAGGATTCATACGCTGCTGGAGTCGGTAAATTTCTCCTTGAATAGCGCAACCTGACGACAACAGTAGTAAAATTAAAAATTTTATTTTCATAACGGTGTCCTAATTAAAAATATTATCGTAAATTTGCGAATCTTCGGTGGTCTCAACAAGAAAAAGTTTTTGGTCGTATTCCTGATTGAATTCATTATACGATATTGATAGTTCTGTTTTGATGCCGACACGTGATATTCCGCTAATCTGCCTAATAAGGCCGCTTTTTTCAGCGATAAGCTCGATACGCCGAAAGCTAGTAGTATTTTTTTTAGGTTCAAGAATGATTTTATAAGCCGGCATCGAACCATACATGATTTCAAGACCGGTATCAGGAGCAGTTGGGGTGTATTGTGAGATCAAACGTTTAATGTTCCAGGCACCAAGAGGATTTGCGACTGTTTCCAGGGATTGCCGTCCAATAATGTCACCGTCAATAATCCATAAAAATCTGCTGTCTGAAATAATTTTTTGATTTTGGGGATCGTTTGCTGTCCCAAACTGCATTACTAATTTATCAGGTACTGCATAAATAATGGTTCCTGATTGGGTTCGATTGTTTTTTTTGTATACAAAACGTCCCGAGAAACTTTTGTATTTTGCCGAATGTTTGTCAATAATGTCAGCAACAGACGATGCGTTGAACACCGTGATACTCTGTCCGAAAGCCGGTTGTAAAAATAATAAGACGATCATCGGGAAAAAACGCATAAATCCTCCAGATTTTTTTATGAACTTGATTATTATAAGTGAATTTTTTTTTAATCGCAAGTTTTAAATTATCAGAAATAGAGGTTTTCGTTTGAAGAATTCTTGCGCTATTTTGGAGAATCATGTATAATATATTTAATTAAATAGGGGTACATGATGAGCGAAATGAAAGAACCAAAAATAAAAGAAACAGCAGTAGAAAACAATAGTGCAGATAAGAAAAAAGCTCTTGATGCAACTATAGGTCAGCTAGAAAAACAATATGGCAAAGGCGCAGTAATGCGTTTGGGTGCTCGTGAAATTGAAAAGGTTCCAGTGATTCCGACTGGCGCTTTAACATTGGATTTGGCATTGGGAGTTGGAGGGATTCCTTACGGACGTATTACAGAGATCTACGGACCAGAGGCTTCAGGAAAAACTACCCTTACCCTGAGTATTATTGCGGAAGCTCAAGAACAAGGTTCGACATGTGCATTCATTGATGCTGAGCATGCGCTTGATGCCGAGTATGCGAAAAATATCGGTGTTAATATTGATGATTTGTTAATTTCGCAACCTGATAACGGTGAACAGGCATTGGAGATTGCTGAAGCATTGGTCCGGAGCGGGGCGGTTGAGTTAATTGTGATTGATTCGGTTGCAGCACTGGTTCCAAAAAACGAAATTGAAGGCAATATGGGAGACTCAGTAATGGGTATGCAAGCCCGTCTGATGAGCCAAGCACTCCGCAAGTTGACGCACATTGTGAGCAAAGCTAATTGTGCTATTATTTTTATCAATCAAATCCGTATGAAAATTGGCGTTATTTACGGAAGCCCAGAAACAACAACCGGCGGTATGGCATTGAAATTTTATTCATCGGTGAGAATTGAGGTCCGGCGTAAAGAGGCGCTCAAGCGTGGCGAAACAATTATCGGCAATCTCGTTTCTGTTAAAGTAATTAAGAATAAAATGGCTCCTCCTCATAAAACCGCTACCTTTGAAATTCGTTTTGGTGAGGGTATTTCTAGTGTGGCTTGTATTGTCGATGCGGCTTCGGAATTGGGTGTTATCGAGCGGAAAGGTTCTTGGTATTATCAGGGTGAAGAGCGTATTGCGCAAGGCCGTGATAGTGTTATTCAGGCTTTAGAATCAGATCCAGAAAAACTCCAAAAAATTGATCTTTTAGTGCGGGAAAAGCTTGCAAATCAATAACAAGGAAGCTATCATGCCAGAAATATGTTATCTTGAAGAAGGTGTGCTATCACCAATAGGATTTCGAGCGACGGGTGTATCATGTGGCTTGAAAGTCGGAGGATTTAAAGATATATCACTGTTAATCAGTGAAACTGCTTGCAATGCTGCTATGGCGTTTACATCTAGCCGCATTCAGGGTGCGCATATTGCTGTTGATAAAGAACGTTTCGGTAATAAGATTCGGGCTATTCTGGTGAACAGCGGTAATGCCAATTGCCTTACTGGGCAGGAAGGTGTAAATAATGCATATGAAATGTTGAAAATCGCGGAGGAAGTATTGGGTATTGCTTCGGGCCAGTGTTTACTAGCTTCTACAGGCGCTATAGGCTTGCCTCTTAATATGACTCGCATTCGCTATGGGATCGAACGTTTAGGAGCAATCATCGGATCTGAGAACAATATCCGTAATTTTTGTTCTGGCATTATGACTACTGATACCCGTCAGAAAAATATTGCCTGTGAGTTTGATTTAGACGGAGTAAAAGTGCGGATCGGAGCGACGGCTAAAGGAGCCAACATGATCAAACCCGACCTTAAAACAATGCATGCAACGCTGCTCTGTTTTATAACGACAGATATTTCTATTTCTAAAGAACTTTTAAGTCATGCGTTGTCCGAGAGCTTACCTGGATCGCTGAACAGAATTTGTATCGATAATGATCTTAGTCCAAATGATAGTGTTTTCTTGTTAGCAAATGGCATGGCAGAAAACAAACCTATTATTTCTGATCAGGATCCTCGATATGATAAATTTTTGAGTGTTCTTAAAACAATTTTAGTCGAACTTGGTAAGGTGTTGATAAAAAATGGCTTGGGTGTGACAAAAATGATTCATCTTCAAGTACAAGGAGCTGCTGATTCGAACCAGGCAGAAAAATTAGTGCGTGCTATTGCTGAATCTTATCAATTCAAGGCTGCAGTTTTTGGTCAGCATTCAGGATGGCAGAAAATTTTAACAATAATTTCTTATAGTGGCGTCGATTTTGATCTTAA
This region includes:
- the rsfS gene encoding ribosome silencing factor, producing the protein MTQELQVLSEQLKKECERLTMTDIIIYDVKGISPLTDVVVIATADHFLQLEAARRSLSQIAKQAGFKLQNPTEDYSEGWLAMDFSDLVVHILVPEKRDFYDLDSLMSNIKQIRNIPDFSSEDLNDGSPAPLTHKQLRKLKDSLDIFNEDEL
- the argJ gene encoding bifunctional glutamate N-acetyltransferase/amino-acid acetyltransferase ArgJ, with protein sequence MPEICYLEEGVLSPIGFRATGVSCGLKVGGFKDISLLISETACNAAMAFTSSRIQGAHIAVDKERFGNKIRAILVNSGNANCLTGQEGVNNAYEMLKIAEEVLGIASGQCLLASTGAIGLPLNMTRIRYGIERLGAIIGSENNIRNFCSGIMTTDTRQKNIACEFDLDGVKVRIGATAKGANMIKPDLKTMHATLLCFITTDISISKELLSHALSESLPGSLNRICIDNDLSPNDSVFLLANGMAENKPIISDQDPRYDKFLSVLKTILVELGKVLIKNGLGVTKMIHLQVQGAADSNQAEKLVRAIAESYQFKAAVFGQHSGWQKILTIISYSGVDFDLNSVEIKLNDLVLFNQGKDNSAAISSAHAEMVPMECTIIVNLNQGTADSFLWTSDLSFDYLKINSHFPE
- the recA gene encoding recombinase RecA, coding for MSEMKEPKIKETAVENNSADKKKALDATIGQLEKQYGKGAVMRLGAREIEKVPVIPTGALTLDLALGVGGIPYGRITEIYGPEASGKTTLTLSIIAEAQEQGSTCAFIDAEHALDAEYAKNIGVNIDDLLISQPDNGEQALEIAEALVRSGAVELIVIDSVAALVPKNEIEGNMGDSVMGMQARLMSQALRKLTHIVSKANCAIIFINQIRMKIGVIYGSPETTTGGMALKFYSSVRIEVRRKEALKRGETIIGNLVSVKVIKNKMAPPHKTATFEIRFGEGISSVACIVDAASELGVIERKGSWYYQGEERIAQGRDSVIQALESDPEKLQKIDLLVREKLANQ
- a CDS encoding LolA family protein, which encodes MRFFPMIVLLFLQPAFGQSITVFNASSVADIIDKHSAKYKSFSGRFVYKKNNRTQSGTIIYAVPDKLVMQFGTANDPQNQKIISDSRFLWIIDGDIIGRQSLETVANPLGAWNIKRLISQYTPTAPDTGLEIMYGSMPAYKIILEPKKNTTSFRRIELIAEKSGLIRQISGISRVGIKTELSISYNEFNQEYDQKLFLVETTEDSQIYDNIFN